The Candidatus Margulisiibacteriota bacterium genome segment GTGTAGGAAATGAAAAAGGTAGATGTAATGCCTGTAATACCGGTAAATGTCCAGCTGGTATTACTACTCAGGATCCTCGATTAGTGAAGCGGCTTGATGTTGATAAAGCAGCTGAGAACATAGTTAATTATGTTCTTGCAGCCGATGAAGAAATGAAAAAGTTAATGGCGCCTATTGGCAACAGCACACTTCCTGTTGGTCGAAGTGATGCTCTTGTATCAATTGATACTGCTGTCGCTGACAAATTAAAGATCAATTACGCGTGTTAGGGAGAACAATATGTTTAAAATAGAAACCGTTAAAGGTAATAATCGATTATCAACGCAACAATTACTTCAAATTATTTATGAGCAAATGGCTAATGGAGAAACAGAATTTGAAGTGTTTGCTTCCGGACAACATGATATCGGTGGCCCTCTATGGACTACTGACGGAAATCCTATAAAATTTATTGTTCATAATCCTGGTCAACGGGTAGGATCAATGTGTCTTGAAGGCACAGAGGTTGTTGTTGAAGGGTCAGCTCCTGCAGACGTAGGTTGGCTCAATGCCGGTGGAATTATTACTATTAAAGGTGATGGCGGCGATACTACTGCGCACTGTGCTGCTTCTGGGAAGATATATGTGGGAGGAAGAACCGGGACTCGATCAGGTTCTCTTATGAAACATGATCCTGCATACGATGTTCCTGAGTTTTGGGTACTCAAAAATACCGGTAGTTTTTCCTTTGAATTCATGGGTGGCGGAACTGCGATTGTTTGTGGATTTGACTGTGAAGGATTTGATTCTGTTCTTGGCGATAGAGCCTGTGTTGGTATGGTCGGCGGGACGGTTTATTTTCGTGGACAGGTCAATGGAGTATATGAGAAAGATGTTAAGATTGCAGACCTTGAAGAACAAGATATTGCTTTTTTACAGAAAGGAATTCCAGTATTCCTGTCAAAAATCGGACGTAGCGAATTAGCTTCTAAGCTTATTGATATGTCAGAGTGGAAAAAAATTGTCTCTAAGTCATTTGAAGACAGAAGCAAAAAAACAAAGGCAGGTATTGAAGATTTTCGTAAAGCACAATGGGTTGAAGGTGGAATATTCGGAGATGTTTTTCCTGATGATAACATTGTTAATGGACTCGTTAACAGCGGACATTGGCGACTAAGAAAACCTGAATGGGATAACGCAAAATACGCTGCTCCCTGTGAGTGGAACTGTCCGGCAGGTATACCATCGCAGACCCGTTTCAACCTAATGCGTAACGGAGATTTCAAAGAAGCTTATAATATCATATTGGAATACACTCCGTTCCCAGCTTCGGTATGTGGAAATGTTTGTCCTAATTTATGTATGCAGGCATGTACTCGATGTAATATTGATTATCCTGCACAGATAAAAGGGTTAGGTTTATTATCCGGTGAAGTTAAAGTTGACAAACCTCCGAGACAAACCGATAAACGGGTTGCTATCATCGGTTCTGGTGTCGGCGGGCTCACTGCTGCATGGATGTTAGCTCTAAGAGGGCACAATGCGACAGTTTTCGAAGCAGATTCGCTTGTCGGTGGTAAAATTGCACAAGTTATTCCTGATCATAGATTATCAAAAGCTATATTAGATGTAGAAGTGGATAGAATAAAAAAAATCGGTGTAGAAATAAAAACCAATAGCAAAATTGATAAAGATAAGTTTGCTCAATTAAAAAAAGATTATGATGCAGTTATTATAGCAACTGGAGCTCATACCCCCAAAGTTATTCCATGGAAGGGCAGCGAAAAACTTGTTAAAGGCTTGGATTTTTTAAAAAAAGTTAATAAAGGGGATCGTCCTGATCTAGGCAAGAAAGTGGTTGTTATCGGCTGCGGAAATGCAGGTATGGATGTTATGTCAGCAGCGTATCAATGCGGCGCAGAATTAGTGACCGGTATAGATGTTGTTAAGCCTATGGCGTTCGAACACGAAATTGAAGCAGTCAAAAAGTTAGGGGCGGTACTGAGATACCCTGTAATGACCAAAGAAATAACTGACAAGGGTGTTCTTCTTGAAGACGGAAGTTTTATTGAAGCGGATACGGTAGTTATTTCAATCGGCGAAGTTCCTATGCTTGATTTTATTTCTGATGTTACGTTAGCGAGAGGCTTTATTAGTACTGGTCAGCATTTCAATATTGAAGGCAATGTCTATGCTATTGGTGATGTATCTAAGCAAGGCTTATTGATAGATGCTATTGCTAACGGACGGGAAGTAGCTCTCTATCTTAACTCGTTATTTAATAATACTGAATATACCTTGAAATCAAAGCCAAAAGTTGTACCTTCTGAGTCTTTGTCTCTAGAATATTTTCATAAATGCAATGTTGATACTCTTCCCAAACCCGAAGATGATTATAATCGCTGTATAAGCTGCGGAACTTGTAGAGACTGCAAAATGTGTCTTGAATCATGTCCTGAAGGTGCTATCCGAAGAGTGGTTCATGATGATAATACGTATGAGTATATTTCTGATAGCAGATTGTGTATTGGCTGCGGTATCTGCCAAGGAGTTTGTCCTTGTGGTATCTGGCATATGTATGAGAACGAAGTAAAATACGCGATCGAAGACTAACACTCCTGTAATTTAGAAAAATACGAGTAGCTGGTTCTATCTCCGCAATGCCATTATTACTTTAACAAAGTATTAGATATATACTTATAAAGTTGCTCTTCTCCGGTTACCAATACTGAGTTAATACCGAGTGAAATCCCTCGTTCGATATTCGGTGCATAATCATCAAAATAGATTGTATTCGAAAAAATGATACCAGTCCGTTTCTGGAAATATGTAAATATTTCGATTTCCGGTTTAAGTGATTTAGCTTCGTAAGAATATATTTTATCAACAAAGTATTCAGAAAGACCAGGCATTAACGAGGTTAAATATTCTACATGCCAGGGATCTGTATTTGATAATCCATAGAGCTTATATCGCTGACTAAGGTGAGGAAGCAGTTGAACTGTTCTCATTTTGCCATCAATGAAAAGGGAATTGTGAATACGTTTAATCTGTTGAATCGACATCATAGGTCTATTTAGAAATAATCTATATTCATTGACCATTTCGTCCCCGGAGATGAGCCCCTTTGAGAAAAGGGTATTTAATCTGTGGTGTTGAATATCAAATGATGATTGATCTATGTCAGGGTTAATTTGCTGCATAATCTCAATCCAGTGTGGGAAGTTAAGATGTGCCAGCACTTCACCAAAATCAAAGATTATTGTTTCTATTTCTTTTTTCATTTAAAATTTCGTCTTTTCATTGTTTTTTTTAGTATAAGGGATTAATTGCTCAGTTTCAACTAACTGGTTTTCTGTAGTTGTAATATACGAATTAGTTTGCTGGAGGTGCATACGAGTACTTGAGTTTGAGGGCCCTATAAAAAGATAATAAATGAATAATATTTGTTGCAAAAAAAAATGGTTAGGTAGTATTATAGCTGAGGTCTTTGATTCCTTATGTCAGCAAAAACATATCGGAACACAATGAATATGATAGGAGTCGTCCGTGAAAGTAAAGAATAAACACTACCGCACAGTCTGGATGGAAAAAGGGGTAGTTAAACTAATTAATCAGACCCTCATTCCTCATAAGTTTGAGATTAAGACATCAGCCAATTACCAGGAAACAGCTAAGGCGATTAAAGATATGATTGTTCGCGGAGCTCCGGCAATAGGCGCTGCTGCTGCATATGGAATTGTGCAGGCAGTTAATGCTGCGAACAGCAGTAATTTTGGTGAGTATATTAAACAAGCCGAAATTTGTTTGAAGAATACCCGTCCGACAGCTAAGGACCTGTTTACCGCCATAGACTATGTAATGGAAGTCATTAAGGATGAAACAAGTTTGGAAAAAATAAAATCGATAGTGTTCAATCGAGCGGAGGAATATGCAAACAAGAGTGCTGACGCCTGTAAAAAAATAGGTGAATATGGCGCTGAATTAATAAAAGATGGCGATATTATTGAGACTCATTGTAATGCCGGCTGGTTAGCTTGTGTTGATTGGGGGACCGCTTTGTCTCCTATTTATCATGCGAAGCAACAAGGAAAGCAGATATTTGTTTATGTTGATGAAACGAGACCTCGATGCCAGGGAAGTAATTTGACGGCGTGGGAACTAGCAGAGGAAGGTGTTCCTCATCGAGTTATCCCTGATAATGCAGGAGCCTATTATATGTCGAAAGGCGTTTCTATGATGATGGTCGGCGCTGATAGGATAGCTGCGAATGGTGATGTTGCAAATAAGATCGGTACTTATGAGAAAGCTATCGTGGCAAAAGAATTTGGTATACCGTTTTATGTTGCTGCGCCTATGTCAACTTTTGATCTAAGCTGTCTTTCCGGAAAAGATATTCCGATAGAAGAACGAAGTGAAGATGAAGTAGCATATGTTCATGGATGGTCTGACAACGGCAATTTTTCGAGAGTTCGGATAATGCCTGTAAAGTCCAGGGCCTGTAATCCGTCTTTTGATGTGACTCCATCGAAATATATTGCTGGTATTATTACTGAAAAGGGTATTATTAAGCCAGATAATGAATCAATTTTGAATCTATTTGCTGTGAATAATGTTGCAGAATTTGAAGGAGTAAAGAAATGAAGAAAACTATTGTTAGTATATTCGCATTCATAATAGGTTTGCTGTCAGTGGCTCAAGCTATAACTGTTGACGAGTTTATATTAAAAGTCAAAGAAAATCAGGATAAGATACACTCTTTTGAAGCTATGATGACGACGACGATTCGATCTTCAGCAATCGCCAGAGAGATTATTCAGAAAGCAAAATATTACAAAAAAGGAATAGCTAAAATCAGAGTTGAGGCAATTAACCCTATGAAGCAAACTACTATTTACAATGGTAATGAAGTAATAATGATCGGAGCAGACGGGCAGAAGACCAAATTACCTAAAATCGGTGAAAGTATGGATATGGCTGAAAAAAGCCCTCTGAGTTATCTGGACAAATTTAATATGGTGCTCGATGAAAATGGCTCATCGCTTGTTATAAAGGGAACACCTAAAGTTGCAGCAGATAAGGATAGTATCGGAACTATTACGTTTGTCGCGAATAAAAAAGATTATACAATATCAAAAATGACTATGCTTAGAAAAGACGGGCAGCCGATGCTGGATTCTGATATGCAGTATATCATGATAAATAACATTCCAATTCTTAAATCAATGGACTCTTCAATCGAGGTGAACGGACAGAAGATGAAAGTCTACGTGGTTTATGATGATATTAAAATAAATGAAAACCTTCCAGACTTATTATTTCAGTAGTTCCACAAGATATTCCATCGACTACCTGTGTTTAGGTGTCTTGAAAGCCTTCTCTAATTGTTAGAGCAGGGTAATGACATTATTCCTTAAATAAAACTATTATTCTTCCGGCGGGTGGGGCGATAATTTACGTCATTGTAGGCTGCCCTGACCCAATTATCAATAAATTTATATGTATTAATTTTTTTCTATTTAGTGTAATATATATTGATTAAATTAACGTAAAGTATTTTCATTTTGTAAATATCTGCTGTAATTAATCGGCTTGTTTCTTTAATGGCTTAATTTAATTAAGGTAAGATTATGAATGCAATTAATTAATAAATAATTATTTTATAATTAATATGTTTTTTGTAAAGTAAAAAAAAAATATGTTTTGTAAAATAAAATTTTATAATTATGCGAAATTTATTTATTAATATAACGATTAATATATTATTATGAATAATGAAATAATGAAATTATTTAATGCCTTTTCAACATTTACAGTCGTTCTCTGGATTATGTTGCTTATTCCTGCATTTCTTCATGCAGGCAATATCGATATAAAATTATCTCCATCCCCGATCACAGCTGGTGATCAGCTGGATATCAAAGTGTTTACGGATATAAATGCCTCTCGCATTTCTGTGGTTTTTTCTTCCTCTGAGCGTGTAAATTTGAAGCAGGTTAGACCGGGTGCGTGGAATGGTGTTCATATTGTAGAACGAAGTTCTTTCGAGGGAGGCTACACCGCCAAATTAATTATAAATAACAATAATAATTCAGAGCCAATAATCTTACCTGTGAAATATTATATTGTCAAAAGCAGTCATCCTAACGGCTTCAAAGACGTTGCCGTAAATAAGTTAACCTCCAAACAAGATGACCTTAATGCGCAAATACTGCATTTGCGGGAAGATAACACCTTAGCGGAATATCAAAAAACTTTTCTTGAAGAGAAAATCAAAACTCTTGAAGAAAAGCTGAGCCGGATTTCATCTGGTAACTACGAGATAATGCGATTGAAGAAAGACTTGGATATATACAAGTCTGAAAAAGAAAAAATAATGAAGGAGTTAATTGAACTTAAAAATAAAGAAAATTCTCTTAACAAACAGCAGGAATTATTAAAAGTCCGTGAAAAGGAATTGGCTGTTAAAGAAAGCAAAATCAATGATAAAGAAATAGGCTTGGGTGAAAAAGAAACGTCGCTCAAACAAAAAGAGACTACCTTAATATCTGAAAAGGAAATTCTAGGAAAAAAACAGGAAGACTTGAAGACGAAGGAATCTACCTTATTAAATGAAAAAAATGAGATAGCAAGAAAAGAGTTTCAGGTTAATGAAAAGAAAAGGGTAGTTGATATTAAAGCAGTCGAACTTATAAAGAAAGAGCAGGAAATTCTTGAAAAAGAGCAATTACTTAAAGCTCAGGAAAAAATTGTTTTCGAAAAGAAAGATAATCTGGAACAGAAAGAAAAAGATATCGACATACTTAATAAAACGTTAAGTAAAAATCAACTGATCATTAATGATGAAAAAGAAAGCATCAAAAAGACTCAAGAAGTGTTGATGCAGAAAGAAGCTGTTATCTCCGAGAGAGAAGTCCAAATTTATAAAATGCAAAATGATTATAAGAAAGAAAAGGAAGAGAAATCAAAATTATATCAAGATAAGCAGACCGAGATTACCCGGAAGAATGAAAAGCTTAAAGAAAAAGAAAATCTAATTTCTCGTGAGCAACAAAAAATTAAAGAGGACAGGGCAAGTTTGAATAAAATGCTTGGCGACGTTGAGAGTAGAAAGCTAGAAGTAGCTGCAATTGAGCAATTGATTATCTCAAGTAATATGCATATCAAAAAAGAAACTGAAGCAATTAAAGATTCTTATAAGCAGTTAGTTGTGCAGACTAAGCAAATTGTTGAAGGGAAATCAAAACTACTTCAGGAAGCCGAAGCAATAAAGAATAAAGATGAACTATTCAACAAAAAAGTTAAGGTAATCGAAGAGAGTAAGATGAAAGTTGATCAACTAGCTACTGAACTTGAAAAAAAAAATAAGTTTCAAGAAGAAAAAAATATCCTGTTCGAAAAAAATACTTCCGATATTATGGATAAGTTAGAAAAATTAGAAAAAATTATATTAAGACTAGAGCAGCAAAATATTGAGCTGATTAATAAAAATATGGAAACTGAAGAAAATCGAAATGAATTAAAAAAGCGTATCACTATATTGGAACAGCGACAAATTGAATCAATAGAATTCGAAGGTGATAATTCGTTTTATTCTAAAAAAAAAAGTTTGGACTTCCTTCACTAGACCCAATTTTTCTTCACTCTGTTTCAGACCGGCATTGGTTGCGCAGGCTTTTTGTAAAAACCACCCCGCTAGCGACAAATCAAAATACTCAAGATTTTTACTCTAACAATAATAACGAATTCTTTTGGGGAGCTATTAGTCTTACGGATAAACCTGATATAGCTATTAAAGGTAATAAGAGTCTAACTTTTATCAACAAAAGCATGAAAGGTAATAAACCAGATTTTACAAAAGGGTATTCCAGACAAGAAAGTTTATTGCTCAAGGTCAATGGTAAAGCTTATGGAAATGAGATTAATGTTGATATTTCCGATAGTTCTCAATCTAATCCTGAAGAGAGAAAGGCTAGTTTAGAGCTTAAAAATAAACTGTTCGAATTCGTTTTCGGTGAGTACAAGGTTTCAATGAATGATAACAAATTTGCTCTTTTTAGCAAAACGCTTAATGGATTTAAGCTGGAATCTGTAACTGGTAATACTAACTTTTTGTATATAAATTCGACGAGCAAAGGTGTCAATAAAAAAGACAGCTTTTATGGAAACAGCAGCCAGGGACCGTTTCATTTATCTTCTGCTCCCGTAATTGTTGGGAGCGAATTAGTTAGAGTGAATGATCAAAAGCAAGTTCGGGGAAAAGATTATGACATTGACTATCTGTCTGGAAAACTAAGCTTTCTTAATAAGATAATTGAGCCCTTAGAAAAAGTTGATGTAACTTATGAGTATTCACTATCGTTATTTAAAAGAACATTGAATAGTGTGATGTTGGGTTACGGGCAGGAAGAAAAAATCGGTGCGGTATTTATTCGAGATGCTGATGAAGCTGAG includes the following:
- a CDS encoding 4Fe-4S ferredoxin — its product is MFKIETVKGNNRLSTQQLLQIIYEQMANGETEFEVFASGQHDIGGPLWTTDGNPIKFIVHNPGQRVGSMCLEGTEVVVEGSAPADVGWLNAGGIITIKGDGGDTTAHCAASGKIYVGGRTGTRSGSLMKHDPAYDVPEFWVLKNTGSFSFEFMGGGTAIVCGFDCEGFDSVLGDRACVGMVGGTVYFRGQVNGVYEKDVKIADLEEQDIAFLQKGIPVFLSKIGRSELASKLIDMSEWKKIVSKSFEDRSKKTKAGIEDFRKAQWVEGGIFGDVFPDDNIVNGLVNSGHWRLRKPEWDNAKYAAPCEWNCPAGIPSQTRFNLMRNGDFKEAYNIILEYTPFPASVCGNVCPNLCMQACTRCNIDYPAQIKGLGLLSGEVKVDKPPRQTDKRVAIIGSGVGGLTAAWMLALRGHNATVFEADSLVGGKIAQVIPDHRLSKAILDVEVDRIKKIGVEIKTNSKIDKDKFAQLKKDYDAVIIATGAHTPKVIPWKGSEKLVKGLDFLKKVNKGDRPDLGKKVVVIGCGNAGMDVMSAAYQCGAELVTGIDVVKPMAFEHEIEAVKKLGAVLRYPVMTKEITDKGVLLEDGSFIEADTVVISIGEVPMLDFISDVTLARGFISTGQHFNIEGNVYAIGDVSKQGLLIDAIANGREVALYLNSLFNNTEYTLKSKPKVVPSESLSLEYFHKCNVDTLPKPEDDYNRCISCGTCRDCKMCLESCPEGAIRRVVHDDNTYEYISDSRLCIGCGICQGVCPCGIWHMYENEVKYAIED
- the mtnA gene encoding S-methyl-5-thioribose-1-phosphate isomerase — encoded protein: MEKGVVKLINQTLIPHKFEIKTSANYQETAKAIKDMIVRGAPAIGAAAAYGIVQAVNAANSSNFGEYIKQAEICLKNTRPTAKDLFTAIDYVMEVIKDETSLEKIKSIVFNRAEEYANKSADACKKIGEYGAELIKDGDIIETHCNAGWLACVDWGTALSPIYHAKQQGKQIFVYVDETRPRCQGSNLTAWELAEEGVPHRVIPDNAGAYYMSKGVSMMMVGADRIAANGDVANKIGTYEKAIVAKEFGIPFYVAAPMSTFDLSCLSGKDIPIEERSEDEVAYVHGWSDNGNFSRVRIMPVKSRACNPSFDVTPSKYIAGIITEKGIIKPDNESILNLFAVNNVAEFEGVKK